The genomic segment CGCGGTGCTCACTGTCTCCCCTGAACATCGGCCATGAGGAGCCCCTTTGAGCCTCCAGAGGTGACGCGAACGCCGAGAGGAGGGCAGCGCCTAGAATAAGAAAAACAGCCAGCGTGAGCGCTCGGGGAGAGCTCATCGAACCACACCTCTTTCTTTTTCCGGGACACCGCTCCGGAGGATTCCCGGAGCAGTTTCAATTATGAGCTTGTGAGGTTAATATAAGATGCGACGGAGGGGAGGGGTCCGGCCACTGGAGACGCCTCCTATTCCCTTGCGACCCTGCGGGCCCTGACGGCGAATAGAAAGGCCTTTGTGAAGGAGCCGAGCCTGTAGAATGACCTGGCTATCTTGAGATAACGCTGGGCTTCTGAGAGGTCCTTTCCAGTCGCTTCGAACTCCCTGAGTTGCGCCTCGCACTTCTCTATCTGGGTCTTGGCCTGATACTGGTCAATAAAGTGAGCCTCGCTCCCCTCCATCGTCATGGTCGTGACCTCGGCTGCCATGAATAGAGTATATAACGCCTAGCTTATATCCGAAAATTGGTGCGGTTTAAAATCCACATATAAAATTTACTATCATATGGGAGTTTTATTACCAACCTAAACACTGTCTAGCGGTATAGTGGCTAGAGTGAGTGTGAATGGACGGCCGGGTCGCCAGATGGTTGCTGGAGAGAAAGACGCGTATCGTCCTCATGACCGTCCCGCTCATAATTCTTCTCGCAGGAGTGTCTGACTTTCTCACCGGGGTCCGCCACCTCTCGGCATACGACGATGGGTGGGACGACCTCTCTGGCCTTAGGAGCTCACTCCAGCGAACTGGCTACATAACTTCCTCAATAGTCTCCACCCCGGTGATTCTCCGAGCCAGCGAGTCTTCCGTATCTACACAAAGGGCCCTAGCAATAATTGGTCTCGAGAAACCCTACCTCTCCACAGAGATTGAGGCGATTGTTGATTTCGTTAAAGACGGCGGCTCTCTTCTCTTGGCTGACGACTTCGGCTACGGTGGAGCGCTGGCCAGTCGGTTCGGGGTAGGAATTTCGGGGAGGAGGCTCTGGAGCGCTTCTTTCGAGAGGAACCCGGCCTTCGTCAGGGTGAATGTGTCTCTCGATGGGGTGGAGTACACCATCTTGCTCAATGAACCTACTGCTCTCGAGAGTGTGTCGGGAGGCGAAGTACTGGCCCTCACGGATGAAGAGTCTTGGCTGGACAACAACTCAAACGGAGAGAGGGATATCGATGAGGGCTCGGCGTCCTACGCGGTCGCCGCTTGGATACGCCACGGTTACGGCTCGGTCCTTATATTCTCAGACCCGGGAATATTTATCAATGACATGTGGACTAGGGCGGACAACGCTAGGTTCATAATGAACTGTATCAGGAAGTTCTTTCCTGACGCGAGGGAGCTAATCTTTGAGGAGAGCAGGCACAGGCCAGCAACCTTCCGTGAGGGGATGTGGAGGACAGGAATGCTGCTCGAGGTGCTGGCCCTGGACAATCTATGGGGGAGGGCGACACTCTCCACCATCACTATTCTCGCTTTAATGCTTGCAGTATCGAGAGTGAGGACGCCCGCGGAGTGGCACCACGAGGACAACCTCTACGACTTCACCCTGTACCACCTCGCCGACAGGCGCTTCCGTCCCGAGGACCGGCTGCGCCTTCGCAGGGCATTTCTGGAAAAAGTGAGAATCTCCATGGGGCTTTACCCCGACGAATTCGAGAGGCTGGGAGAGGCGGAGCTCTCTGCCATCATCAACCACGGGGATCTGCTCGCTCTAGTACGGGACCCTGACAGCGTGCCGCTGGAACGGATGGATGAGCTCGTAGACGCTGCTAGCGAGTGGAGGAGGACCTGAACGTGTGGACGATGAAGGCGGCCACGATAGTCTCCGCGGGCGTTCTCTGCGGTCTCGTGGGGTTCATTTTGGAGGATATTCAGCTATTTACGCTCGGCATTGTATTGTGCTCTTTCATAGCAGTCAGCCACCTCTTCAGGCCTGCGATAAGGGTGGAGAGGCCAATTCATCTCACCCGGGTCTTGGAGGGGGACACGCTGGAAATTGGGGCTTGGGTGCGAAACGAGGGCAGGGTTGGGGCCTTGATTGAAATCTACGACACTCTCCCCGCTCAAATGAGGGTGCATGCGGGCTCCAACAGGCTCTTAGCCCACCTCGAGCCAGGCGAGGAGGCGATGATGGGCTACACCATCGAGACACCCTTGAGAGGGCATTACGTGCTGGGACCAGTGCTGCTCAGGAGAAGGGACCCGTCCTTCCTTTTCTTCGAGGAGGAGCAGATAGTTGAGAGGGGCTATCTCTCCGTCTACCCGCGTCCCATGGAGATCCACTCTGTCCCCATCACCTCCCGGTATACGATTCCCTATTTTGGCATGGTCGCCCAGAGGCAGACTGGGCTCGGCTCCGAGTTTTATTACATCAGGGATTATGTGATGGGCGATGCCTTCAAGAGAATCAACTGGAAGGCATCGGTCAGGCACAGGAAATGGCTTGTTAACGAGTACGAGAAGGAGAACTTGTGCAATGTCATGATTTTCGTGGATGCTAGGTGGGTGACAGGTCGCGGCTCGACCCTGAGGAACCCGCTCGAGTTCTCGGTGAAGGCTGCAGTCTCCCTCTGCACCCACCTCCTCCGCGGCCGGAACGAGGTGGGCCTTGTAACCTATGGCGATGAGGTCAGGACATTTTTCCCGAGTGTCGGTGAGAGGCAGCTCCAGAACCTCACCACCGCACTCGTTGGGACCTACGCAAGGGGCGACATACCCCTCCTCACCGCCCTAGAGACATCCCTCATGCACATCCCTCCCCACTCAACCCTTTTTGTGATAACCAGCTTGGACGCTGACGAAACCCTCATCGAGGCGGTCCGTTTGATGAAGGACCGGGGGCATGAGGTGGTATTCCTCTGCCCTTCTCTCATAGGAATCGAGATGGAGCTCTCCGAAGGAAAGCCGGGTAAAAAAGTGGGAATTGCAATGCTTGAGAGGGACAACCTGATATCAGAACTACGCGCTCACGGAGCTGTGGTGATGGACTGGGACGTTAGCCAGCCCCTGTTCTCCGTGCTGGACAAAGGGGGTGTGGCGGGTTGAATGAGGCTTTACTCTCAGGGCAGTTGGGGCGCGGTTTCCGGGAGGGGAGGCTTAGAGATGGTGCGGGGAGGGGTCCGCTACCCAATCTGCTCCCATGGGGGAACGGGCCCACGGGGGAAGAGTCCTCCCCGACTTACGGAATCTCTGGGCCAAGTGAGATTTATGGCCACAAACCCCTTTTTCTCACCATCCTCGCCGCCTTCGCCCTCTTCGTCGCCTTTGTACTCAACTGGGACATGAACCGGGGAGCCTATCTCGTGGTGGAGAAGTCGGAGTTGCTGAGCCGTCTCGGGACCCTGGAGGGTGCCTCCCTTTCTCTGTTAGTGGCGGCATCTCTCGTACTTTTCGGACTGAACAAATACAGGTTGCCGTTCAATGTCACAGTCTGGCATCTCCTCGGGGGCCTGGTGCTCTTTTTCATCATCGCACTTACTCTAACCCAGGATCCAAACCTGACCGCCACAATAGCAGTCCAGCTATTCCTCTTCTCATTCTATTCCGCACCCCTGTGCTTCGGCCTCTATGGCCTGTTTCTCCACAAACCCGTATACCTAGTTATATCGGCCATGTTCTCCTTCTTCATCACCGCCGGGACCCCAAACACTGCCTCCGAGCTCCCCCAGATCCTCCTCTTCTCGTTCTGCTTCCTACTATTCATCGAGACAGGGGAGTCTTCAGTGAGGTGCTGGGGTTACATAGAGGAGGGAAGGCTCTCCCCTGCGGATGCCTCTTCTTTTGTAGAAAGCTACCTCCGCAATCTGGCACTCTTTCTCTCGCTTTCTCTTCTCCTCACGCTTTTGACCCTCAATCTCCCTTCCCTGCTCGGTGCCCTAGGCCTACAAGCTGTGGCGGCTTCGCTTGAGCTCAACTCGATTTATGGCCGAGTTGCGGGCGCTGTGGCGGTGCTGGGCGGTCTCGGGCTCTTGCGTTTCCTACACGACCGGGGCTACACTAAATCCCTGCTTCTTTGGACTGGACGAGCGGCGGGCCACCTGAGGGCTCTCGCTGCCAGGCAGAATGGCTAAGGCCCCACCTTCCTGTGGAGGCATGGGAGAATATTGGGACCAGCACCTAAAACGCATAGTACGCTCCGCGGGTAGTCTCCGACCGTTTGTGGGAAAAGAGGGGCTCCATCTCTCGCCTAGCCCCTGAGCATCTTCCTGTGCTCTTTCATTATGCAGCGGTCCATGACCACTGCTAGGCCGGCCGCCCGGGCCCGGGCAGCTGCCTCCTCGTTCACGATACCCTCCTGCATCCAGATGGCTTTTGCGCCGACGGAAATGGCCTCCTCGACCACAGGCAGTATGGATTCTGGCCTCCGGAAAATGTCCACAACGTCGATTGGCACGGGCACGGATCTCAGGTCCGGGTAGGTGCCACGCCCACCCACCTCTTTTATCGTTGGGTTCACTGGATAGACCTCGAAGCCCGCCCGAATCAAGTAGAAGGTCACGCGATGGCTCGGCCTTCCGGGCTTGTCGGAGGCTCCCACGACGGCCACCGTCTTCATCATTCGGAGGATTTCGAGAATCTGGGCGGCGAGAGGGTCTCCTGCAGGGCTGGGAGCCGAGGTGCTCTCCGTGAGCGTGCCTGCGCTCTCACTGGCCCGTGGAGAGGTTGGGGGGTGCGCGGGTCGAGAAGCGCCCGCGCGGTCTGGTGAGGTCTGAGGGGAGGGGGCGGGGGATGTCGTGGCCTCCCGGTGAGGTTTGCCGGCATTCTCCAGCTTCTCACTTCCTGTCCGTGACCAGGATTATGTGCCAGCCGAACTTTGTCTGGACAGGTCCTGAGAACTGCCCTTTCTGAAGGGCGAAGACCACGTCCTCGAACTCCCTGACCATTTTTCCACGCGTGAAGTAGCCTAGGTCCCCACCCCTCTGCCCCGAGGGGCATTTTGAGTACTGGCGCGCGAGCGCGGCGAATGGCCTGCCAGCCGTGAGTTGGTCGAGAATCTGATAGGCTTCCTGCTCCGTCTCAACTAGAATATGACTCGCTCTGACCTGCGTTACCACAGCACCACCGGGAAATAATCTGTGTGTGGGTATTTAATAGCTCCTGCCGGGAGCGGCCCTTTTTCTTCAAGGGCTGGGCTCACCTCCTTCCCGGTCTCTTGAAAAACCCCCTCCTCTCCCCGACCTCCTCCCCCTCCTCCCTCGCGAACTCCCTTAGAATTTCCTTCTGACGCTCGCTCAGCCGGGTGGGGGTGACCACTCTGACCCTGACGTAGAGGTCCCCCCTTCCCCCGCCGCCGAAGCGGGGCATCCCCTTACCCTGTAGCCTAAAGAGCGTGTGGGTCTGGGTGCCTGGAGGAATCGTCAGGCGCGCGGTGCCGTTCAGGAGCGGAATATCGATCTCACCTCCTAGTGCGGCCTGAACAAATGAGATGTCAGCTTCAGTGTAGAGGTCGTTCCCATCCCGTTTGAACCTCTTGTGCGGTGCGACATGCAGGACGACAAACAAATCACCGGGCGGACCACCCCTCCTCCCAGCCTCGCCGCCTCCGGGCACGCGCAGCCTTATGCCCGAGTCAGCGCCGGGCGGGATCGTAATCCGGATGGTCTCCTGCTTCGAGACTGCCCCCGCGCCTCGGCAAACGCTACAGGGCTTATCAATAACCGTCCCCTTTCCACCGCAGGCGTCACAGGTCGTGATGGTGATCAGCTGGCTGTAGCCTCGGGACCGGACGCTCCTCACCTGACCGGAGCCGTCGCATCTCGAGCACTTCCGGGGCGACGAGCCTCTCTCCGCGCCGGTTCCGCTGCAGGCTGAGCATGGAGCGGTTCTCGGAATGGTGATTTCCTTCTCCATTCCGCTCGCAGCCTCCTCGAGGGTGATCTCGAGGTCGTAGCGCAGGTCGTCGCCCGGCACCGGCCCCGTCTGGGGACGCCTGTACCTGCCGAAGAAGTCGAACCCGAAGAACCCCAGGTCGCCGAATATGTCTTCGAGGTCTGCGAAGTGGGAGAACTGGTCCCAGGTGAACCCGCCCTCGCCGAAGGTCTGTGAGACACCAGCGTGGCCATAGGCGTCGTAAAGCCTGCGCTTTTCTGGGTCAGCCAGCACCTCGTAGGCCTCGCAGACCTCTTTGAATCTCTCCTCTGCCTCCTTCGGGTTGTCCTTGTTCAGGTCTGGGTGGTACTTCTTGGCGAGGGCGCGGTAGGCCCTCTTGATTTCTTCAGTGCTGGCGTCCCTCGAGACACCCAGCATCTCATAGTAGTCCCTCTTCTCCCCCGCCACAGGCCCTCACCACCCCCGGGCCTCGTCATCACCGCCCGAGCACCGCAGCCCCATCCCGAAGCGGCCGCCGCGTCGGGGCAGCAAATGGAGCCCCTCCTCCCCTTTCTCCCCATCTGAACTCCATCGCCAATTCTGAATAATAAATGGGACCCCTTTCCCCTTCGCAGCTAACCCATTGCACAGGGGAAAGGGGGAGAGGGGATCTAGTCATAGTCGCCCATGCCGCCGCCCGTGCCGCCCGCTCCGCCCGGAGGCGCCCCGCCCGGTGGGCCCTTGGTCGCCTTGGCTGCGATTATGTCGTCGATTCTTAGTATCATCACCGCAGCCTCGGTGGCGGAGAGGATGGCCTGCTTGTCGACCCGCAGGGGTTCTATCACGTTGAGCTTCTTCATGTCCTCGACCTTGCCGGTGAAGACATTCACCCCCGCGCTCTTCTCCTTGTTCTTGTGGGCCTTGCGCAGGTCTATCAGCACGTTTATTGGGTCGAGGCCGGCGTTCTCCGCGAGCGTCCTAGGGACAACCTCAAGGGTGTCGGCGAAAGCGTCTATTGCAAGCTGCTCCCTCCCGCCAACACTGGCAGCGTAGTCCTTGAGGGCGAGAGCGAGCTCGGCGTGTACGGCCCCGCCGCCGGGCAGAACCTTGCCATCTTCGATGGCGACGGCGACGACCCTCGTGGCGTCCTCTAGGGACCTCTCGAGCTCGTCCACGACGTGCTCCGTCCCTCCCCGTATGAGTATGGAGACCGCTTTGGCCTTCGGGCAGCCGGTGACGAAGGTCATCTTGTCCTCGCCTATCTTCCTCTCCTCGACCAGACCGGCGCGGCCCAGGTCGTCCTTTGAGAGGTCGTTCAGGTTAGTGACGATTCTGCCTCCCGTGGCCCGCGCTAGCTTCTTCATGTCCGACTCCTTCGCCCTTCTGACCGCCAGTATTTTCTCCTTGGCAAGATAGTACTGAACGAGGTCATCGATGCCCTTCTGACAGATGACAACATTCGCCCCCGACTTCTTTATCAGCTCGACCTTCTTCTTCAGCATGTTCTCTTCCTCAGCAAGGAAGGCCTGGAGCTGGTCGGGCGAGGTGATCTCAATCTTGGCCTCGACCTCGGTCTTTTTGACCTCAAGGGCGCAGTCGAGGAGAGCGATCTTTGCATCCTTCACGCTCTTGGGCATGTTAGCGTGGACGACCTCCTTGTCCAGTATGATTCCATCAACGAGCTCGGTGTCGCTGACGCTCCCGCCATGCTTCTTGACCACGAGGAGGCTGTCCTTGTCCACGACATACTTGCCGTCGCGTTCCTCGGCGATGCTAGTCACGGCCTTCACAGCGATTTCAGCGAGCTTCTCCCTGTAGGCCGCGCCGCCCTTGCTGGCCATGGAGGTCATCGCGATCTTCTTCAGAACCTCCTTGTCGTTTATGTTTACCTTCTCCGCAAGCTTTTCCAGAATTTCCGTCGCCTTGTCTGCCGCCATCCTGAAGCCGCCCGTGATTATTGTCGGGTGGACGTTTTGTTCAATCAGCTCCTCCGAGCGCTTGAGCAGCTCACCTGTGAGGATCACCGCGGTCGTGGTTCCGTCGCCGCATTCTTGGTCCTGCGTCTTTGCCACCTCGACCAGCATTTTGGCGGCTGGATGCTCGACGTCAATCTCCTTAAGTATGGTCACGCCGTCATTCGTGATTACGACGTCTCCCATAGAGTCAACCAGCATCTTATCCATTCCTCTCGGGCCAAGAGTGCTCTTAACCGCGTCCGCTATGGCGCGGGCGGCAGCGATATTGCTACTCTGGGCACCCCTGCCCTTCTCCCTCTGAGTCCCTTCCTTCAGCACCAGAATTGGCACGGTTCCTCCCTGTCCCATCATCGTTCCACCTCCCTTGAGTCTTTCTCTCGGGGAGGACAGGTATGTCAGAGCTTCTATAAATATTTAACTTTCAGCTCCCTTTCCCCATCTCCGGCCGCAGACGGGGCACGCCTCCCCCGCTCCCGTGCAGTGTTCGTGAAACAACCTTCCGCAGGAGCAGAGGAAGGCAACGTTTCCCCGCGCGATTCTGCGCCCGCAGAGCGCGCAGTCCCTGCTTAGCTCAAGCGCGACACGGCGCGGCACGAGCTCTGAATCGCGCTGGGCTCCAGCGGGGACTTCCTGCGGTCCAAGCTGAAGCCCCTCCACAACCGCCTCCCCTTCGGCCGTCCTTCGCGTGTTTATGAAGGCAATAAGAAAAAAGAATATGAGAGTTATGTTAATAATGACTAGGCCAAGGAAGCAGCACAAGTCGGTCTCTGGACTAGTAGCGAGGGGGGTCTGGACCCTAAAATATTCTTGGTGCTCGATGCCGCTCTCTGTTTCGTTGCTGATAGTTAATATAAGCGTCGCATTTGTACCTGGCTTAAGATGAATGGGCAGGGGGATTTCAGCAGAAAAGGACCCCTCCTCGTCCGGGCCCACTAGGTTCCAAGAAAACGTGGACCACGTCTGCCATGCCCCATCACCCCCACCGGCGCCGTCCAGGGCCAGATGCGCGCTGACGCTTTGAAGGTCCTTGCCAGGTGCGGAGACGGTAACCTTCACTTTTCCACCAGGATAGGCCCTCGAGAGCTTAGTATGGAGGCCCCCGAAGAGCGTATCGTCGGGTTGGGACGAGCTTATGAAATCGTAGGCTCCAGAGGTGTACCCACCGCTCTCCGGCCGTGGGAGCGGGTTTTTAAAATAGATGGTGATGAAGGAGCTCTCCCCTGGAGGCATCGTGAGGTTCAGGGAGAACCCTCCTTGCCCGTCTGTTTGCACCTTCACACACTCCACGTTCGATGAAACCAGCATAGAACCTCCATACCTCTTCGAAGTCACAAAGCACTTGAGCTCTGTCGAAGCCAGTGGCCTGCCATAGGAAAAGGCGCGGTAGGTAGCGCAAAGGCTCTCGCCCGGGAGTAGGCTCAGTGGGGGTTCTCGGCGGAGAGGGACGACGGTGAAGTCGCTAGTAGATGGGACGTAAAAAGAGCCCTCACCCGGCCCCGCAATCCGTCCTGAGAATCTCTGTGAGAAGCGACTCGTATTGGCCCAACCAAAAATGTAGTACCCGTCCCCTACGGGCGGTATGGGAAGGGAGCCCCTGACCCTCCCCTTCGCGTCCGTCTTGCCGAGCCCGAACATGGTCTCGCTACCGCTCGCTCCCGGCGCGCTCACCCTAAGGACCACCTCTGCGCCCCTGACCGGAGACCCCCCCCAATCGGATACAAACAGCTCGAACTTCTTTAGGCCAGCATCCATGCCCAGCTCATGATAAATTACTGTGAAAAAGTCCATGCATATCCACGCACCGGTCTGTAGCTCGTGTTCCGCCCCAGGCACCACAGCATATAGATAGAAGCGATCGTCGTGTTTTAGTGAGGGTATAGTGAAGTTGATCTGATAGATTCCCGGAGCGATTTTTGTGTGTTCGGCGGTGTAGCTACTCGGCTCCCCATTCAGGGGACTATGGTGCATGGCGAAGCGAACCCCCTCAATGTCCACCAGTTCCGCGCCCCGGGTTATGCAGCAGAGGAAGGTGGCGTGGCTGCCCGGCTTGGGAAGTGGTGAGGAGAGTCTGAGGAGCCACGCCCGGGCGCGGAAGCCCTCAAGAGTTTCATCCGTTGTATTCCTACTAATGGAGACGGTTATGTATTTGGAGGCAGAGTTCAGAGCGCTCCCCTGAAAAACCCCGGTGCTGTGGGATGCTCTTACGACAATTTCGACCTCTCCATAACGGTTTGCGTGGGAAGCCACCATTGTGTAGCAGAAATTGTAGATGCCCGGTGAGCTATTTTGGACGGGGAGCGGAATGTTGACATCATAGACCCCGCCCACAACCCAGGCCTCGATGGGGCGGTCGAAAGAGGCCCTCACGCCGTCAATGAATGTATAGACCGTGAAGTTTGCGCTCTCGCCTGGGCTCAAAACGCTCACGCTTGAGATCACGAACATATCTAGCTCAGGTGCCTCAGCGGCGGCTGTGAGGGGATACGTCAGCGGAATGAGGATGAGCGCCACTGCCCAGGGAACAACGAATCTCATGCCGATCTCACTCGGAGGGGTTTAAGGTCAGGAGACCAGCTTAGTCCTGCAGGATATACAGCTCTCGATCATTCTGGCGCACTGCTCGTGGTAGCACTTCCCGCAGGAGCAGAGGAGCGCGCTACCCCCCTGCAACATCCATTGGTTGCAGAAAGCACAGACGGTATTGTTGGGCAGGGTGACCGCCCTTGCTCCTTGCGGAGCGGTGGGAGGCTGGGGGGCCGCGGCCGGTATGACGGGAGTAACAGAGGGCTGGGGGCTCGGCGCGGGGGCCTGGGCCACCGGAGTCTGGACCTGGGCCTGCGGATAGTATCCGGGAGCGGGCGTTGGCTGTGTCTGATACAATTGCTGGGGGGTTCCGTAGGGCGGCTGCTGCGGGTAGGGGGGAGGAGGATACAGGGGGACCTGACCGTACTGATAGGGATAGCTGGGAGGGGGCTGCGCGATGGGGGGAAACGGAGGTGGCTGGGGCTGAGAGGGCTGCTGGTAGAGCTGGGTAGGGGTTTGCGCGGGCGAGGGCGGCTGTGTGGGCTGGGGTTGGTACTGGGGTTGTGCCTGAGGTGCAGCCGAAGGGCCGGGCGGAGGTGCGGGACCCTGCGGAAAAGCAGAAGGCTCGATGCTGGCCGGTGTCACCTGCGTCGGAACAGGTATTGTCTCGGGAGCGGGCTTCGCTCTCTTCCTCTTTATCGCCACGGCCGCGACGGCAATGATTATGATTATGAAGAGCAGGGCGATACCTATGAAAAGCATCGGGAGCGCGACTCCCGCGCCCGTTCCCTGGCTTTGTGTTCCCTGACCAGGCTTCAGGCTTGCGAAGCCATATGTGAAACCTTCCTCTCCCTCCGTAGCCATACCGACCGTGTATGTGAGGTCTTTTGGCATGAAGGATGGTATGAGCACGGAGCCGGGGTAGGTGCTCCCGCTCTTTGTTGCAAATCCAGATATCTGGCTCCAGACCTGCCAGTTGGGGTCCGCGCTCATCTCCATCGGGTCTGTGATTGCCCCTATAGCCCACCCCGTCGTCGCCACGGGGGGGTCGCTGGCGCGCGCGGTCGCGGTAATTTTGGTCGGGGAGCCTAGATTGAGCGTCTCAACTTTGACCTCCATCGTTCCCGTAAGAATATTGCCGGCCCAAAAGCTATCACTGTCCTCGGAGTAGTACTTTCCATCTAGGCTGTCGTGGTCCGAATCCCAGCCATCGGGCTTTGGATGCTCGCCCGTGGCGCTCTCGAACTCGACATTGTAGAAAGTGCTCTTGCCCGGGGGAGGCGACAGAGTCAGCTTCAATTTTCCAGAAGAGTCGGTGGTCAGGACTTTCGCCTCCACGGCGCTCAATGAGGGCATTAAGAATTGGCTCAGGTCAAAAGTTCCGGATTTAATGTAGCAGTAGATCTCCTTTTCACCCCAAGGTCTAGAATTGTTGAAGACTACATATTCTCTAGTTAGGCTCTGGCCCGGTTTGTAGCTCTTTTCAGGCCCTCCAAATACCACCTCGAACTCCTCGCTCGATGGGTGAGGGGTGCCCGTCTTGTCGCGGAGCTGGATTTCACCGGAGAACCTCTGGCTCTTTCCGCTCGCATTGGCGTAGCCGGTGATGTCGAGGCTTTCTGAGCCCCTGTCATACTGCAGCGTTACCCTTGCCTTGCCGTTGTCGTCAGTGAATCCCGCATCCACCCACCTTGGCTCCCAGCTGTCCTCGTCGTCGTACCCTAGGTCGATGTGGGCCCCTTTGACTGGCTTCCCGTCGCTCCCGGCGATGTAAATCTCGAAAGTGGTCTCCGTTATTCCTCTGCTTATGTTGTGGTAAACCACTGTAAAATGATTGTATTGGACGGAAACGGAGTCCTCCCTATCATTTCCATGGTAATTTGCCACAGCCTTGAACCTGAAATCGGTGCTGTATGGAAGATCCGGGATGGTGTAGGCCTCGCTCTCGTAAATCCCCTTTGAAGGGTTTGTATAGGCCAGATAGTCCGTTTCGTCTTCGCCCTCGTCATTCTCGTAGGTGACAGTCAGGTCGAACGAGCTGGGTGTTACAGCGGTGCCGTCGTCCGTGACCTCCGCCGCCACGACAACCTTGGTCCCTGCGTGAAGAACGCTGTCAGAAACAGATTTCAGCCAGCACCGGACCTCTAGACCGGCTCCTCTCGTGGTGGGAGGCCATATCATGACGCTATCAGTATCCTCGTTGTAGGTGGTGTCGGTATCGTCGGACTTGCCAAACGTGGCAGTAGCGGAGATGGAGGCAAAGCCCCACCTGAAGTCCTCGCTCTGAATCGTGAATATGCCCTGATAGACACCCTCGGATACCCGGCTCACTGGGATTTCTCGGGAGGGATAAAAGCCAATCTCCACCTCAGGCGTAGAGTCCGCGTCCCTGTGTACTCCTTTGTCGAAGACGTGCACCGTGACTTTCCCGGAGGTGCCAACGGAGTAGTCCTTGTCCTCGACCAGGACGACCACCTTGAGC from the Thermoplasmata archaeon genome contains:
- the thsB gene encoding thermosome subunit beta; amino-acid sequence: MMGQGGTVPILVLKEGTQREKGRGAQSSNIAAARAIADAVKSTLGPRGMDKMLVDSMGDVVITNDGVTILKEIDVEHPAAKMLVEVAKTQDQECGDGTTTAVILTGELLKRSEELIEQNVHPTIITGGFRMAADKATEILEKLAEKVNINDKEVLKKIAMTSMASKGGAAYREKLAEIAVKAVTSIAEERDGKYVVDKDSLLVVKKHGGSVSDTELVDGIILDKEVVHANMPKSVKDAKIALLDCALEVKKTEVEAKIEITSPDQLQAFLAEEENMLKKKVELIKKSGANVVICQKGIDDLVQYYLAKEKILAVRRAKESDMKKLARATGGRIVTNLNDLSKDDLGRAGLVEERKIGEDKMTFVTGCPKAKAVSILIRGGTEHVVDELERSLEDATRVVAVAIEDGKVLPGGGAVHAELALALKDYAASVGGREQLAIDAFADTLEVVPRTLAENAGLDPINVLIDLRKAHKNKEKSAGVNVFTGKVEDMKKLNVIEPLRVDKQAILSATEAAVMILRIDDIIAAKATKGPPGGAPPGGAGGTGGGMGDYD
- a CDS encoding DUF4350 domain-containing protein produces the protein MDGRVARWLLERKTRIVLMTVPLIILLAGVSDFLTGVRHLSAYDDGWDDLSGLRSSLQRTGYITSSIVSTPVILRASESSVSTQRALAIIGLEKPYLSTEIEAIVDFVKDGGSLLLADDFGYGGALASRFGVGISGRRLWSASFERNPAFVRVNVSLDGVEYTILLNEPTALESVSGGEVLALTDEESWLDNNSNGERDIDEGSASYAVAAWIRHGYGSVLIFSDPGIFINDMWTRADNARFIMNCIRKFFPDARELIFEESRHRPATFREGMWRTGMLLEVLALDNLWGRATLSTITILALMLAVSRVRTPAEWHHEDNLYDFTLYHLADRRFRPEDRLRLRRAFLEKVRISMGLYPDEFERLGEAELSAIINHGDLLALVRDPDSVPLERMDELVDAASEWRRT
- a CDS encoding peptidylprolyl isomerase → MVTQVRASHILVETEQEAYQILDQLTAGRPFAALARQYSKCPSGQRGGDLGYFTRGKMVREFEDVVFALQKGQFSGPVQTKFGWHIILVTDRK
- a CDS encoding CoA-binding protein, which produces MMKTVAVVGASDKPGRPSHRVTFYLIRAGFEVYPVNPTIKEVGGRGTYPDLRSVPVPIDVVDIFRRPESILPVVEEAISVGAKAIWMQEGIVNEEAAARARAAGLAVVMDRCIMKEHRKMLRG
- the dnaJ gene encoding molecular chaperone DnaJ, producing the protein MAGEKRDYYEMLGVSRDASTEEIKRAYRALAKKYHPDLNKDNPKEAEERFKEVCEAYEVLADPEKRRLYDAYGHAGVSQTFGEGGFTWDQFSHFADLEDIFGDLGFFGFDFFGRYRRPQTGPVPGDDLRYDLEITLEEAASGMEKEITIPRTAPCSACSGTGAERGSSPRKCSRCDGSGQVRSVRSRGYSQLITITTCDACGGKGTVIDKPCSVCRGAGAVSKQETIRITIPPGADSGIRLRVPGGGEAGRRGGPPGDLFVVLHVAPHKRFKRDGNDLYTEADISFVQAALGGEIDIPLLNGTARLTIPPGTQTHTLFRLQGKGMPRFGGGGRGDLYVRVRVVTPTRLSERQKEILREFAREEGEEVGERRGFFKRPGRR
- a CDS encoding RING finger protein codes for the protein MRFVVPWAVALILIPLTYPLTAAAEAPELDMFVISSVSVLSPGESANFTVYTFIDGVRASFDRPIEAWVVGGVYDVNIPLPVQNSSPGIYNFCYTMVASHANRYGEVEIVVRASHSTGVFQGSALNSASKYITVSISRNTTDETLEGFRARAWLLRLSSPLPKPGSHATFLCCITRGAELVDIEGVRFAMHHSPLNGEPSSYTAEHTKIAPGIYQINFTIPSLKHDDRFYLYAVVPGAEHELQTGAWICMDFFTVIYHELGMDAGLKKFELFVSDWGGSPVRGAEVVLRVSAPGASGSETMFGLGKTDAKGRVRGSLPIPPVGDGYYIFGWANTSRFSQRFSGRIAGPGEGSFYVPSTSDFTVVPLRREPPLSLLPGESLCATYRAFSYGRPLASTELKCFVTSKRYGGSMLVSSNVECVKVQTDGQGGFSLNLTMPPGESSFITIYFKNPLPRPESGGYTSGAYDFISSSQPDDTLFGGLHTKLSRAYPGGKVKVTVSAPGKDLQSVSAHLALDGAGGGDGAWQTWSTFSWNLVGPDEEGSFSAEIPLPIHLKPGTNATLILTISNETESGIEHQEYFRVQTPLATSPETDLCCFLGLVIINITLIFFFLIAFINTRRTAEGEAVVEGLQLGPQEVPAGAQRDSELVPRRVALELSRDCALCGRRIARGNVAFLCSCGRLFHEHCTGAGEACPVCGRRWGKGAES
- a CDS encoding DUF58 domain-containing protein: MEEDLNVWTMKAATIVSAGVLCGLVGFILEDIQLFTLGIVLCSFIAVSHLFRPAIRVERPIHLTRVLEGDTLEIGAWVRNEGRVGALIEIYDTLPAQMRVHAGSNRLLAHLEPGEEAMMGYTIETPLRGHYVLGPVLLRRRDPSFLFFEEEQIVERGYLSVYPRPMEIHSVPITSRYTIPYFGMVAQRQTGLGSEFYYIRDYVMGDAFKRINWKASVRHRKWLVNEYEKENLCNVMIFVDARWVTGRGSTLRNPLEFSVKAAVSLCTHLLRGRNEVGLVTYGDEVRTFFPSVGERQLQNLTTALVGTYARGDIPLLTALETSLMHIPPHSTLFVITSLDADETLIEAVRLMKDRGHEVVFLCPSLIGIEMELSEGKPGKKVGIAMLERDNLISELRAHGAVVMDWDVSQPLFSVLDKGGVAG